Proteins found in one Triticum urartu cultivar G1812 chromosome 4, Tu2.1, whole genome shotgun sequence genomic segment:
- the LOC125551386 gene encoding uncharacterized protein LOC125551386 isoform X1, protein MEVVKSLLKPKPTPRQQLHEWQRHLRNEGRNIEHQIRDVQKEEKKVEKAIRDAAKALPRSSTRTRPGSTPSPCSSARSSDVATDGLNSKIHMKILLKWMWGRRIIKLSCTQRGAALRLASPRTSDVVSKTRGMGAGRKLKTHRRNQSDALDFIHAAEDKGFMAKQGAWCSQATNGGCSTSSTQTTIVISSLCYATTMLCFMCQLGFRFFFAVVESLPTVALMIKCWCFIWQFDLLLVISSIRVPLVY, encoded by the exons ATGGAGGTGGTGAAGAGCCTCCTGAAGCCGAAGCCGACACCACGGCAGCAGCTGCACGAGTGGCAGCGCCACCTCCGCAACGAGGGCCGCAACATCGAGCACCAGATCCGAG ACGTGCAGAAGGAGGAGAAGAAGGTGGAGAAGGCCATCCGAGACGCCGCCAAG GCGCTGCCAAGGAGCTCTACAAGAACAAGGCCCGGCTCAACTCCATCTCCATGCTCCTCGGCAAGATCATCG GATGTTGCGACCGATGGCCTGAATAGCAAGATCCACATGAAGATCTTGCTGAAGTGGATGTGGGGCAGGAGGATCATCAAGCTCTCGTGCACGCAGCGAGGAGCTGCTcttcgcctcgcctcgcctcgcacAAGCGACGTCGTCAG TAAGACACGTGGTATGGGAGCTGGGCGCAAGCTCAAGACCCACCGCAGGAACCAGAG TGATGCTTTGGATTTCATTCATGCAGCAGAGGACAAGGGCTTCATGGCCAAACAAGGCGCATGGTGCTCGCAAGCGACGAACGGAGGCTGTTCGACATCGTCTACACAAACCACCATTGTGATCTCCTCCCTTTGCTATGCTACAACCATGCTCTGTTTCATGTGTCAGTTAGGATTTCGATTTTTTTTTGCCGTGGTTGAGTCCTTGCCGACTGTTGCGTTGATGATCAAGTGCTGGTGCTTCATTTGGCAATTTGATTTGCTGCTGGTAATTAGTAGTATTAGAGTGCCGTTGGTTTATTAG
- the LOC125551386 gene encoding uncharacterized protein LOC125551386 isoform X4: MEVVKSLLKPKPTPRQQLHEWQRHLRNEGRNIEHQIRDVQKEEKKVEKAIRDAAKALPRSSTRTRPGSTPSPCSSARSSDVATDGLNSKIHMKILLKWMWGRRIIKLSCTQRGAALRLASPRTSDVVSKTRGMGAGRKLKTHRRNQSDALDFIHAAEDKGFMAKQGAWCSQATNGGCSTSSTQTTIELQVYEI, encoded by the exons ATGGAGGTGGTGAAGAGCCTCCTGAAGCCGAAGCCGACACCACGGCAGCAGCTGCACGAGTGGCAGCGCCACCTCCGCAACGAGGGCCGCAACATCGAGCACCAGATCCGAG ACGTGCAGAAGGAGGAGAAGAAGGTGGAGAAGGCCATCCGAGACGCCGCCAAG GCGCTGCCAAGGAGCTCTACAAGAACAAGGCCCGGCTCAACTCCATCTCCATGCTCCTCGGCAAGATCATCG GATGTTGCGACCGATGGCCTGAATAGCAAGATCCACATGAAGATCTTGCTGAAGTGGATGTGGGGCAGGAGGATCATCAAGCTCTCGTGCACGCAGCGAGGAGCTGCTcttcgcctcgcctcgcctcgcacAAGCGACGTCGTCAG TAAGACACGTGGTATGGGAGCTGGGCGCAAGCTCAAGACCCACCGCAGGAACCAGAG TGATGCTTTGGATTTCATTCATGCAGCAGAGGACAAGGGCTTCATGGCCAAACAAGGCGCATGGTGCTCGCAAGCGACGAACGGAGGCTGTTCGACATCGTCTACACAAACCACCATT GAGCTCCAGGTCTACGAAATTTGA
- the LOC125551386 gene encoding uncharacterized protein LOC125551386 isoform X2 produces MEVVKSLLKPKPTPRQQLHEWQRHLRNEGRNIEHQIRDVQKEEKKVEKAIRDAAKALPRSSTRTRPGSTPSPCSSARSSDVATDGLNSKIHMKILLKWMWGRRIIKLSCTQRGAALRLASPRTSDVVSKTRGMGAGRKLKTHRRNQSDALDFIHAAEDKGFMAKQGAWCSQATNGGCSTSSTQTTIVISSLCYATTMLCFMCQLGFRFFFAVVESLPTVALMIKCWCFIWQFDLLLVISSIRVPLVY; encoded by the exons ATGGAGGTGGTGAAGAGCCTCCTGAAGCCGAAGCCGACACCACGGCAGCAGCTGCACGAGTGGCAGCGCCACCTCCGCAACGAGGGCCGCAACATCGAGCACCAGATCCGAG ACGTGCAGAAGGAGGAGAAGAAGGTGGAGAAGGCCATCCGAGACGCCGCCAAG GCGCTGCCAAGGAGCTCTACAAGAACAAGGCCCGGCTCAACTCCATCTCCATGCTCCTCGGCAAGATCATCG GATGTTGCGACCGATGGCCTGAATAGCAAGATCCACATGAAGATCTTGCTGAAGTGGATGTGGGGCAGGAGGATCATCAAGCTCTCGTGCACGCAGCGAGGAGCTGCTcttcgcctcgcctcgcctcgcacAAGCGACGTCGTCAG TAAGACACGTGGTATGGGAGCTGGGCGCAAGCTCAAGACCCACCGCAGGAACCAGAG TGATGCTTTGGATTTCATTCATGCAGCAGAGGACAAGGGCTTCATGGCCAAACAAGGCGCATGGTGCTCGCAAGCGACGAACGGAGGCTGTTCGACATCGTCTACACAAACCACCATTGTGATCTCCTCCCTTTGCTATGCTACAACCATGCTCTGTTTCATGTGTCAGTTAGGATTTCGATTTTTTTTTGCCGTG GTTGAGTCCTTGCCGACTGTTGCGTTGATGATCAAGTGCTGGTGCTTCATTTGGCAATTTGATTTGCTGTTGGTAATTAGTAGTATTAGAGTGCCGTTGGTTTATTAG
- the LOC125551386 gene encoding uncharacterized protein LOC125551386 isoform X3 yields the protein MEVVKSLLKPKPTPRQQLHEWQRHLRNEGRNIEHQIRDVQKEEKKVEKAIRDAAKALPRSSTRTRPGSTPSPCSSARSSDVATDGLNSKIHMKILLKWMWGRRIIKLSCTQRGAALRLASPRTSDVVSDALDFIHAAEDKGFMAKQGAWCSQATNGGCSTSSTQTTIVISSLCYATTMLCFMCQLGFRFFFAVVESLPTVALMIKCWCFIWQFDLLLVISSIRVPLVY from the exons ATGGAGGTGGTGAAGAGCCTCCTGAAGCCGAAGCCGACACCACGGCAGCAGCTGCACGAGTGGCAGCGCCACCTCCGCAACGAGGGCCGCAACATCGAGCACCAGATCCGAG ACGTGCAGAAGGAGGAGAAGAAGGTGGAGAAGGCCATCCGAGACGCCGCCAAG GCGCTGCCAAGGAGCTCTACAAGAACAAGGCCCGGCTCAACTCCATCTCCATGCTCCTCGGCAAGATCATCG GATGTTGCGACCGATGGCCTGAATAGCAAGATCCACATGAAGATCTTGCTGAAGTGGATGTGGGGCAGGAGGATCATCAAGCTCTCGTGCACGCAGCGAGGAGCTGCTcttcgcctcgcctcgcctcgcacAAGCGACGTCGTCAG TGATGCTTTGGATTTCATTCATGCAGCAGAGGACAAGGGCTTCATGGCCAAACAAGGCGCATGGTGCTCGCAAGCGACGAACGGAGGCTGTTCGACATCGTCTACACAAACCACCATTGTGATCTCCTCCCTTTGCTATGCTACAACCATGCTCTGTTTCATGTGTCAGTTAGGATTTCGATTTTTTTTTGCCGTGGTTGAGTCCTTGCCGACTGTTGCGTTGATGATCAAGTGCTGGTGCTTCATTTGGCAATTTGATTTGCTGCTGGTAATTAGTAGTATTAGAGTGCCGTTGGTTTATTAG
- the LOC125551386 gene encoding uncharacterized protein LOC125551386 isoform X6: MEVVKSLLKPKPTPRQQLHEWQRHLRNEGRNIEHQIRDVQKEEKKVEKAIRDAAKALPRSSTRTRPGSTPSPCSSARSSDVATDGLNSKIHMKILLKWMWGRRIIKLSCTQRGAALRLASPRTSDVVSDALDFIHAAEDKGFMAKQGAWCSQATNGGCSTSSTQTTIELQVYEI; encoded by the exons ATGGAGGTGGTGAAGAGCCTCCTGAAGCCGAAGCCGACACCACGGCAGCAGCTGCACGAGTGGCAGCGCCACCTCCGCAACGAGGGCCGCAACATCGAGCACCAGATCCGAG ACGTGCAGAAGGAGGAGAAGAAGGTGGAGAAGGCCATCCGAGACGCCGCCAAG GCGCTGCCAAGGAGCTCTACAAGAACAAGGCCCGGCTCAACTCCATCTCCATGCTCCTCGGCAAGATCATCG GATGTTGCGACCGATGGCCTGAATAGCAAGATCCACATGAAGATCTTGCTGAAGTGGATGTGGGGCAGGAGGATCATCAAGCTCTCGTGCACGCAGCGAGGAGCTGCTcttcgcctcgcctcgcctcgcacAAGCGACGTCGTCAG TGATGCTTTGGATTTCATTCATGCAGCAGAGGACAAGGGCTTCATGGCCAAACAAGGCGCATGGTGCTCGCAAGCGACGAACGGAGGCTGTTCGACATCGTCTACACAAACCACCATT GAGCTCCAGGTCTACGAAATTTGA
- the LOC125551386 gene encoding uncharacterized protein LOC125551386 isoform X5, translating into MEVVKSLLKPKPTPRQQLHEWQRHLRNEGRNIEHQIRDVQKEEKKVEKAIRDAAKALPRSSTRTRPGSTPSPCSSARSSDVATDGLNSKIHMKILLKWMWGRRIIKLSCTQRGAALRLASPRTSDVVSKTRGMGAGRKLKTHRRNQRWADKAYKKSYLANEWKKPFAGSIHQLP; encoded by the exons ATGGAGGTGGTGAAGAGCCTCCTGAAGCCGAAGCCGACACCACGGCAGCAGCTGCACGAGTGGCAGCGCCACCTCCGCAACGAGGGCCGCAACATCGAGCACCAGATCCGAG ACGTGCAGAAGGAGGAGAAGAAGGTGGAGAAGGCCATCCGAGACGCCGCCAAG GCGCTGCCAAGGAGCTCTACAAGAACAAGGCCCGGCTCAACTCCATCTCCATGCTCCTCGGCAAGATCATCG GATGTTGCGACCGATGGCCTGAATAGCAAGATCCACATGAAGATCTTGCTGAAGTGGATGTGGGGCAGGAGGATCATCAAGCTCTCGTGCACGCAGCGAGGAGCTGCTcttcgcctcgcctcgcctcgcacAAGCGACGTCGTCAG TAAGACACGTGGTATGGGAGCTGGGCGCAAGCTCAAGACCCACCGCAGGAACCAGAGGTGGGCTGACAAGGCATACAAGAAGAGCTACTTGGCCAATGAGTGGAAGAAACCCTTCGCTGGATCTATACATCAGCTCCCATGA